A stretch of Gemmatimonadota bacterium DNA encodes these proteins:
- a CDS encoding alpha/beta hydrolase produces MPSVLRCTLSLAGFLAVASGAALSAQAPAGGALQCDNPELNIELGAYPGPLVSHTGNAVEPVSGRPFFLDFPCGLEPGDEVTFVFNLHGGGSLGNWQRHYFPIHHFKDEYRLIVATPDAGEPGPGTWNPEVDDAYLQGVVEFVYGMFEDQEITFWFAGHSFGGATTRRLICTDFYQARNPVGFLSLSGGRVGNPTLGRGGEPPTIPDCEFSHIYTVGEYEATGQNLPETSLWAAHYRCDARDRQFDILDTEPGYVYDSTRQDPGTDSWGRLPRPGVTEWWIYPNCSGGRIVADLVRIDKGHTEGLEQNVVEQIVQLMMAAPSR; encoded by the coding sequence ATGCCATCCGTTCTTCGCTGCACGCTTTCACTCGCCGGGTTTCTCGCGGTCGCATCGGGAGCGGCGCTCAGCGCGCAGGCGCCCGCGGGCGGGGCGCTCCAATGCGACAATCCCGAGTTGAACATCGAGCTGGGCGCGTACCCGGGCCCCCTCGTCAGCCACACGGGGAACGCGGTCGAGCCGGTCAGCGGGCGCCCCTTCTTCCTCGACTTCCCCTGTGGGCTCGAACCCGGGGACGAGGTGACCTTCGTCTTCAACCTGCACGGGGGCGGGTCGCTCGGGAATTGGCAGCGTCATTACTTCCCGATCCACCATTTCAAGGACGAATACCGGCTGATCGTCGCGACGCCGGACGCGGGAGAGCCCGGTCCCGGCACATGGAATCCCGAGGTGGACGACGCCTATCTCCAGGGCGTTGTGGAGTTCGTGTACGGCATGTTCGAGGACCAGGAGATCACCTTCTGGTTCGCCGGGCATTCTTTCGGCGGGGCGACGACGCGCCGGCTGATCTGCACCGACTTTTACCAGGCGAGGAATCCGGTCGGGTTCCTGAGCCTCTCCGGAGGACGCGTCGGAAATCCCACGCTGGGCCGGGGAGGGGAGCCGCCGACGATTCCGGACTGCGAGTTCTCCCACATCTACACGGTGGGCGAATACGAAGCGACCGGCCAGAATCTCCCCGAGACCTCGCTCTGGGCGGCGCACTACCGCTGCGACGCGCGGGATCGTCAGTTCGACATCCTCGACACCGAGCCCGGCTACGTCTACGACAGCACGCGTCAGGATCCCGGGACCGACTCGTGGGGACGCCTCCCCCGGCCGGGGGTCACGGAGTGGTGGATCTATCCGAACTGCTCCGGGGGGCGCATCGTCGCCGATCTCGTCCGGATCGATAAGGGGCACACCGAGGGCCTCGAGCAGAACGTCGTCGAGCAGATTGTCCAGCTGATGATGGCGGCGCCAAGCCGGTAG
- a CDS encoding aldolase/citrate lyase family protein translates to MGAARVAARVLRAAQGPALAVLIAAPAAAQAPDVSGWGTGAVVAPLVDAGRPWGWATRAFMDDPDRVLYNTAKAKLLSGEQIFSHTISSFDIERYCEEAPHYDFTWFEMQHSTMRFDEVEDMIAACPRVGATPLIRLPDALEGSVQKAMDMGALGIIVPTIDDAIEAREAARYVRFPPTGRRSSGGGQGQGIWTPVVPQGQNFRNSINDNMLVIVMIETMEGVENALEIASVPGVDGVLLGNADLSSFSGFPQNTPPYRDLQILTRNATYQAGKFWGNAAFQNATGNPLSEESRLHQNGPSNDGWTRPGGRGGD, encoded by the coding sequence GTGGGCGCAGCCCGAGTCGCGGCGAGGGTCCTGCGAGCAGCCCAGGGGCCGGCGCTTGCCGTATTGATCGCTGCTCCGGCGGCCGCGCAGGCGCCCGATGTCTCCGGCTGGGGCACCGGAGCGGTCGTGGCCCCGCTGGTGGACGCCGGGCGTCCCTGGGGGTGGGCCACCCGGGCCTTCATGGACGACCCGGACCGGGTCCTCTATAACACCGCGAAGGCGAAGCTCCTCTCCGGCGAGCAGATCTTCAGCCACACCATCTCCTCCTTCGACATCGAGCGGTACTGCGAGGAGGCCCCGCACTACGACTTCACCTGGTTCGAGATGCAACACAGCACGATGCGCTTCGACGAGGTGGAGGACATGATCGCCGCCTGTCCTCGCGTCGGCGCGACTCCTCTGATCCGGCTCCCCGACGCCCTGGAGGGAAGCGTCCAGAAGGCGATGGACATGGGGGCGCTCGGGATCATCGTGCCGACGATCGATGACGCGATCGAGGCGCGGGAGGCCGCTCGTTACGTGCGTTTCCCGCCGACCGGACGCCGGAGTAGTGGGGGTGGGCAGGGACAGGGGATCTGGACGCCCGTCGTCCCGCAGGGGCAGAATTTCCGAAACTCGATCAACGACAACATGCTCGTGATCGTGATGATCGAGACGATGGAGGGGGTGGAAAACGCCCTCGAGATCGCCTCGGTTCCGGGAGTGGACGGCGTTCTTCTCGGGAACGCCGACCTGTCGAGCTTCTCGGGCTTCCCGCAGAACACGCCGCCCTATCGCGACCTCCAGATCCTCACCCGGAACGCCACCTACCAGGCCGGGAAGTTCTGGGGGAATGCGGCCTTCCAGAACGCGACTGGGAATCCCCTCTCCGAGGAGTCCCGGTTACACCAGAACGGCCCTTCGAACGACGGATGGACGCGGCCCGGAGGGCGTGGGGGGGATTAG
- a CDS encoding peptidyl-alpha-hydroxyglycine alpha-amidating lyase family protein, with amino-acid sequence MSPRPARAPVTFAVLALAAASCEVAPAGEAPYTPYAPGYTTVNGVVQPVNDLPHPYTTIRAWGTLPEGRTWGSVSAIEVDRDGMHVWVAERCGTNSCAGSEVDPIVKLDPEGNPVLSFGGGMFQWPHGMHIDEDGNVWVTDARGSQDGTSGQAVYKFSPEGELLLTLGTPGMRGDGTGPLLAEPNDVITAPNGDIFVAEAHGGQGLDAPNENTVARIAKFSPDGTYIMSFGSFGTGPGQFRTPHALAFDSRGRLFVADRGNVRLQIFDQDGNFLQEWHQFSRISGLAITEDDVLYAIDSESSPTANPGWRKGLRVGSARTGEVWYFVPHHESATPSGGGGFGSMGEGVAVDAEGNVYGGEVGPIQGVTKFVPTLFPVGH; translated from the coding sequence ATGTCACCCCGCCCCGCACGCGCGCCCGTCACATTCGCGGTTCTCGCTCTCGCTGCCGCTTCGTGCGAGGTCGCTCCCGCCGGTGAAGCGCCGTACACACCGTATGCCCCCGGCTACACGACGGTGAACGGCGTCGTCCAGCCCGTGAACGACCTCCCACACCCGTACACGACCATTCGGGCGTGGGGGACCCTTCCCGAGGGGCGAACCTGGGGCTCGGTGAGCGCGATCGAAGTGGACCGGGACGGGATGCACGTCTGGGTCGCGGAGCGTTGCGGGACGAACTCCTGCGCGGGATCGGAGGTGGATCCGATCGTCAAGCTCGATCCCGAGGGGAATCCCGTGCTGAGCTTCGGGGGCGGGATGTTCCAGTGGCCGCACGGGATGCACATAGACGAAGACGGAAACGTCTGGGTGACGGACGCGCGTGGATCACAGGACGGGACGAGCGGGCAGGCGGTCTACAAGTTCAGCCCCGAGGGGGAGCTCCTCCTGACGCTTGGAACCCCCGGGATGCGGGGCGACGGGACTGGACCCCTCCTCGCCGAGCCGAACGACGTGATCACCGCACCGAATGGGGACATCTTCGTCGCGGAGGCGCACGGCGGGCAGGGGCTCGACGCGCCAAACGAAAACACCGTCGCGCGGATCGCGAAGTTTTCCCCCGACGGCACCTACATCATGAGCTTCGGGAGTTTCGGGACGGGGCCGGGACAGTTCCGCACACCGCACGCGCTCGCCTTCGATTCGCGGGGGAGGCTCTTCGTCGCGGACCGCGGAAACGTGCGCCTCCAGATTTTCGACCAGGACGGCAATTTCCTGCAAGAGTGGCATCAGTTCAGCCGGATCAGCGGGCTCGCGATCACCGAGGACGACGTCCTGTACGCGATCGATTCCGAGTCGAGCCCGACGGCGAATCCGGGGTGGAGGAAGGGACTTCGGGTCGGGAGCGCCCGGACTGGGGAAGTCTGGTACTTCGTCCCCCATCACGAGTCGGCGACCCCTTCGGGGGGCGGCGGGTTCGGTTCGATGGGGGAGGGCGTGGCGGTGGATGCGGAGGGAAATGTGTACGGCGGAGAGGTGGGCCCCATTCAGGGGGTGACGAAGTTCGTCCCGACTCTCTTTCCCGTGGGACACTGA
- a CDS encoding MarC family protein, with product MELFISALVTYFVVIDPPGCTPIFASLTQGVPEPLRRQMAVRSVVVAAGIILVFASVGDPLLRALGISLDAFRIAGGIMLFLIALEMVFEKRTQRREARAEAVAKGTPEGEWEDISVFPMGIPMIAGPGCIASTMLLVVRANGAVEFALVLLAMAIVLALTLVSLLLAPPLMRFVGPRIEAVITRVLGVILAALAAQFVVDGIRGSVG from the coding sequence ATGGAGCTCTTCATCTCCGCGCTCGTCACCTACTTCGTGGTGATCGACCCCCCGGGATGCACTCCGATCTTCGCTTCCCTGACCCAAGGGGTCCCGGAGCCCCTCCGCCGCCAGATGGCGGTGCGGTCCGTCGTCGTCGCCGCGGGAATCATCCTCGTCTTCGCGAGCGTCGGTGATCCCCTCCTGCGGGCCCTCGGGATCAGCCTGGACGCATTCCGAATCGCGGGGGGAATCATGCTCTTCCTCATCGCGCTCGAGATGGTTTTCGAGAAACGAACCCAGCGGCGGGAAGCGCGCGCGGAGGCGGTCGCGAAAGGCACGCCAGAAGGGGAGTGGGAAGACATCTCGGTCTTCCCGATGGGGATCCCGATGATCGCGGGGCCGGGGTGCATCGCGAGCACGATGCTTCTCGTCGTACGGGCGAACGGCGCGGTCGAGTTCGCCCTCGTCCTCCTGGCGATGGCCATCGTCCTCGCGCTTACCCTCGTCTCGCTCCTTCTCGCCCCACCCCTCATGCGCTTCGTGGGTCCGCGGATCGAAGCGGTGATCACCCGGGTCCTCGGCGTGATCCTCGCGGCGCTCGCAGCCCAGTTCGTGGTGGATGGTATTCGAGGGAGCGTGGGGTGA
- a CDS encoding type II toxin-antitoxin system VapC family toxin yields the protein MATLLDTSALVVLIRSVGMPALEPVARAAREEIEAGRALVSAVTAAELLVGASGEAGLERLSLFLDALPVVAADRDVATWAGRMGAHARTRGSSIPLPDLLIAATSVRLDVPLLTCDKDFARGQGTATPKSRSRKASGPAAESDGGSLWRRLVLHPASVPRA from the coding sequence GTGGCCACTCTTCTTGACACCTCCGCGCTCGTGGTTCTGATCCGGAGCGTTGGCATGCCGGCGCTCGAACCGGTGGCGCGGGCCGCCCGGGAAGAAATCGAGGCGGGGCGCGCGCTCGTGAGCGCGGTCACCGCCGCCGAGCTCCTCGTCGGCGCGAGCGGAGAGGCGGGGCTCGAGCGCCTCTCTCTCTTTTTGGACGCCCTCCCCGTGGTCGCCGCCGACCGCGACGTCGCGACCTGGGCGGGAAGGATGGGTGCGCACGCGCGAACCCGTGGCTCTTCCATTCCGCTCCCCGACCTTCTCATCGCGGCCACGTCCGTGCGCCTCGACGTCCCCCTCCTCACCTGCGACAAGGATTTCGCCCGGGGCCAGGGAACGGCGACACCGAAGAGTCGGAGCCGGAAGGCGTCCGGCCCGGCTGCCGAATCCGATGGGGGCTCCCTCTGGCGGCGCCTCGTGCTTCACCCGGCTTCAGTCCCGCGCGCATGA
- a CDS encoding DNA-3-methyladenine glycosylase gives MTHGAALQHLKRADPVMAKVIAEVGPCRFQPVAESSHFHHIARAIVFQQLSTKAAATIFGRLRALCGESLEPEAVLAQKDEALRAVGLSSSKTKYVKDLAARVRDGSLHLDALPAMEDAEIVAELTKVKGIGVWSAQMFLIFRLGRPNILPILDLGIQKGVQRAYGLRRLPKPAYVARVGKRWSPHATIASWYLWRSLDGPAG, from the coding sequence ATGACCCACGGGGCCGCCCTCCAACACCTGAAGCGCGCCGATCCCGTGATGGCGAAAGTCATCGCGGAGGTCGGACCCTGCCGCTTCCAACCGGTCGCGGAATCGTCGCACTTTCATCACATCGCTCGCGCCATCGTCTTCCAACAGCTCTCGACGAAGGCCGCCGCGACCATCTTCGGGCGGCTGCGGGCCCTCTGCGGCGAATCGCTCGAGCCCGAAGCGGTCCTTGCGCAGAAGGACGAGGCGCTCCGGGCGGTGGGGCTCTCGAGCTCGAAGACGAAGTACGTGAAGGATCTCGCCGCGCGAGTCCGCGACGGCTCCCTCCACCTCGACGCGCTCCCGGCAATGGAAGACGCGGAAATCGTCGCCGAGCTCACGAAGGTAAAAGGAATCGGGGTCTGGTCGGCGCAGATGTTCCTGATCTTCCGGCTCGGCCGCCCCAACATCCTTCCGATCCTGGACCTCGGCATCCAGAAAGGCGTGCAGAGGGCGTACGGGCTCCGGCGCCTGCCGAAGCCGGCGTACGTGGCGCGGGTCGGGAAGCGGTGGTCGCCGCACGCGACCATCGCCTCGTGGTACCTCTGGCGGTCGCTCGACGGCCCCGCGGGGTGA
- a CDS encoding DUF2207 domain-containing protein: MRRTEVAAAAAGLVRPGRARRVAGPALALAALLLAFPFGPHLAAQERILSYDSEIEILPDGSMEVEERIIVRAEGNQIRRGIYRDFPTRYEDRYGNRVLVDFEVLGVERNGRPEPWFTEGLSNGVRLNTGNDDFLTIPAEYTFTLRYRTDRQLGFFENWDELYWNAIGTGWIFPIERGEVVVRLPEAVSTEAMSAEGYTGPQGAQGNDYVAEIVEPGVARYRLTGGLGPREGFTIVLTFPKGVIPEPTQVERAERFFSDNIGVFVALLGLLGFLLFTISRWRRIGRDPAPGIIIARYEPSPGFTPGGVRYQTRMGYDARCFSSDVLDLAVAGHLEIAREKGFFKDVWKLHRAHGGVAAELPASQRKLLSGLFPGGMPTITLKDTNAAVLSAAREAHKKELNRFYSPKYFKRNGGSLAIAMLIAVASSVLALILSGGFGIPVIILAATVMAVGLLAFGLAIKAPTPEGRRLLDEIEGLKLYLSVAERDDLARIEGPDAEGPDAEAASGASWDERGRAQTALAVPPVDADRFESLLPYAVALGVEEAWTEKFTAAVGEAAATAATQSIAWYHGPGRITDMGGFTQSLGSSLSSTISSASSPPGSSSGSGGGGSSGGGGGGGGGGGR; encoded by the coding sequence TTGAGGAGGACCGAAGTCGCGGCCGCCGCGGCCGGGCTCGTCCGCCCGGGACGCGCGCGCCGCGTCGCGGGTCCGGCACTTGCGCTCGCGGCCCTCCTGCTGGCCTTCCCCTTCGGCCCGCACCTCGCCGCCCAGGAGCGCATCCTCTCCTACGACAGTGAGATCGAGATCCTCCCGGACGGCTCGATGGAGGTCGAGGAGCGGATCATCGTGCGTGCCGAAGGGAATCAGATCCGCCGCGGAATCTACCGGGACTTCCCGACTCGCTACGAGGATCGTTACGGGAACCGGGTGCTGGTGGACTTCGAAGTCCTCGGCGTGGAGCGGAACGGCCGGCCCGAGCCTTGGTTCACCGAAGGCCTCAGCAACGGCGTCCGGCTGAACACGGGGAACGACGACTTCCTCACCATCCCGGCCGAGTACACCTTCACCCTCCGGTACCGGACCGATCGCCAGCTCGGGTTCTTCGAGAATTGGGACGAGCTCTACTGGAATGCGATCGGGACGGGATGGATCTTCCCGATCGAGAGAGGCGAGGTCGTCGTGCGCCTTCCGGAGGCGGTCTCCACGGAGGCGATGTCCGCGGAAGGCTACACCGGTCCCCAAGGGGCGCAGGGGAACGACTACGTCGCCGAGATCGTCGAGCCGGGAGTGGCGCGTTATCGGCTCACGGGGGGGCTGGGGCCGCGCGAGGGATTCACGATCGTCCTCACCTTTCCGAAGGGAGTGATCCCCGAGCCGACCCAGGTGGAGCGGGCGGAGCGATTTTTCTCCGACAACATCGGGGTGTTCGTCGCTCTCCTCGGGCTGCTCGGCTTCCTTCTCTTCACGATCTCGCGCTGGAGAAGGATCGGGCGGGACCCCGCGCCCGGGATCATCATCGCGCGTTACGAGCCTAGCCCGGGGTTTACACCCGGCGGCGTCCGGTACCAGACGCGGATGGGGTACGACGCGCGCTGCTTCTCCAGCGACGTGCTCGACCTCGCCGTGGCGGGCCACCTCGAGATCGCCCGCGAGAAGGGATTCTTCAAGGATGTCTGGAAGCTCCACCGGGCGCATGGTGGCGTCGCGGCAGAACTTCCCGCGAGCCAACGGAAGCTACTGAGTGGTCTCTTCCCCGGTGGAATGCCCACGATCACGCTGAAGGATACGAACGCCGCGGTGCTCTCGGCGGCACGGGAGGCGCACAAGAAGGAGCTGAATCGCTTCTACAGTCCAAAGTACTTCAAGCGGAACGGGGGAAGCCTCGCCATCGCGATGTTGATCGCGGTCGCATCGTCGGTCCTCGCGCTTATTCTTTCGGGCGGGTTCGGCATCCCGGTGATCATCCTGGCCGCAACCGTCATGGCGGTCGGCCTCCTCGCCTTCGGGCTAGCGATCAAGGCCCCCACCCCTGAGGGACGCAGGCTTCTGGACGAGATCGAGGGGCTGAAGCTCTACCTGAGCGTGGCGGAACGCGACGATCTGGCGCGGATTGAAGGTCCGGACGCGGAGGGGCCCGACGCGGAGGCGGCATCCGGCGCGAGCTGGGACGAGCGGGGAAGGGCACAGACCGCCCTGGCGGTCCCGCCCGTGGACGCGGACCGCTTCGAATCGCTCCTCCCCTACGCGGTGGCGCTCGGGGTGGAAGAGGCGTGGACGGAAAAGTTCACGGCCGCAGTGGGGGAGGCTGCCGCGACCGCCGCGACGCAGTCCATCGCATGGTACCACGGCCCGGGCCGGATCACGGACATGGGGGGATTCACGCAGTCGCTCGGGTCGAGCCTGAGCTCGACGATCTCGTCGGCCTCGAGCCCGCCGGGGAGCAGCTCGGGATCGGGGGGTGGAGGATCGTCGGGGGGCGGAGGTGGAGGTGGCGGGGGCGGAGGGCGTTAG
- a CDS encoding LemA family protein, whose protein sequence is MTPFFVVGAALILWGVFAFNRLIRLRTQMYGAWADIDVQLKRRHDLIPQLVAAVKAYAGHERATLEAVTALREQAVAIQSPARLGDVEAALQGALTRLFALKEAYPDLKSNENFLQLQRDLVEVEDHLQYARRFYNGAVREYNTTIGRFPDLVVARAFIFKPAEFFQAEEEERLAPRVEMSP, encoded by the coding sequence ATGACCCCATTTTTTGTCGTTGGGGCAGCCCTCATCCTCTGGGGCGTCTTCGCCTTCAACCGGCTGATCCGACTTCGGACACAAATGTACGGCGCGTGGGCCGACATCGACGTCCAGCTCAAGCGCCGGCACGACCTCATCCCCCAGCTCGTGGCCGCGGTGAAAGCGTACGCGGGGCACGAGCGAGCGACGCTCGAGGCGGTGACCGCGCTCCGCGAGCAGGCGGTGGCGATCCAGAGTCCCGCCCGGCTGGGCGACGTCGAGGCCGCCCTCCAAGGCGCGCTCACCCGCCTCTTCGCGCTCAAAGAGGCATATCCCGACCTCAAGTCGAACGAGAACTTCCTTCAGCTTCAGCGGGACCTTGTCGAAGTCGAGGACCACCTCCAGTACGCGCGCCGCTTCTACAACGGCGCGGTCCGCGAGTATAACACGACGATCGGGCGCTTCCCCGACCTCGTGGTGGCCCGGGCTTTCATCTTCAAGCCGGCGGAATTCTTCCAGGCGGAAGAGGAGGAACGGCTGGCGCCGCGGGTGGAGATGTCCCCTTGA
- a CDS encoding intradiol ring-cleavage dioxygenase, with protein MDNDDLPVGRLLSRREALRVLGGISFVPLAGSAARPDSPRGDASSLWIAPERTSRSVAARSAALGQQMCVVRPAQTLGPYYVDHLLDRNDIRTDPPGSEMTPGIPLELTMNVSRIAGSECIPYEGAIVDLWQCDAAGIYSGVNDPRFNTVGQRWLRGFQAADARGQVHFTTIYPGWYRGRTVHIHFKVRTGTEAGAREFVSQLYFDDSFTDRVFARAPYSAQAGQRARNEGDNIFRNSGGSQLMLDVAEAGEGFRATFNLGVQI; from the coding sequence ATGGACAATGACGATCTCCCGGTCGGCCGACTCCTTTCTCGCCGCGAAGCGCTCCGTGTCCTGGGTGGGATCTCCTTCGTTCCTCTCGCCGGGAGCGCCGCGCGTCCCGACTCGCCTCGCGGAGATGCGTCGTCCCTCTGGATCGCCCCGGAACGGACCTCCCGGAGCGTAGCCGCCCGTTCGGCCGCCCTCGGACAACAGATGTGCGTGGTCCGCCCCGCCCAGACGCTTGGACCGTACTACGTGGACCACCTCCTCGACCGGAACGACATCCGAACGGATCCCCCCGGGTCCGAGATGACCCCTGGAATCCCGCTCGAGCTGACGATGAACGTGAGCCGGATCGCCGGGAGCGAGTGCATCCCCTACGAGGGCGCGATCGTGGATCTCTGGCAGTGCGACGCCGCCGGGATCTATTCGGGAGTGAATGATCCGCGGTTCAACACCGTAGGACAGAGGTGGCTGCGCGGATTCCAGGCGGCGGATGCGCGCGGCCAGGTGCATTTCACGACGATTTACCCGGGGTGGTATCGGGGGCGGACGGTGCACATCCACTTCAAGGTGCGGACGGGGACGGAGGCGGGGGCGCGGGAGTTCGTCTCCCAGCTCTACTTCGACGACAGCTTCACGGACCGGGTCTTTGCCCGCGCACCCTATTCGGCGCAAGCGGGGCAGCGGGCGCGAAACGAGGGCGATAACATCTTCCGAAACAGCGGGGGAAGCCAGCTGATGCTCGACGTCGCGGAAGCCGGTGAAGGATTCCGGGCCACATTCAATCTGGGCGTGCAGATTTGA
- a CDS encoding antitoxin Xre/MbcA/ParS toxin-binding domain-containing protein, whose amino-acid sequence MTIKASDVARILGGERVLRRRVRSVNDLREVVEAGLPVESLRRAVEAAAGKGRDANELLYGIVPKTTLLRRHRLLNVEESQRLERLARIVALSNEVWEDPERSREFLFGVQPSLGGTRPVELSRSELGARQVEELLYQMEYSLPV is encoded by the coding sequence ATGACCATCAAAGCATCCGATGTCGCCCGCATCCTGGGCGGAGAAAGGGTCCTGCGCCGGCGCGTCCGATCGGTGAACGACCTGAGGGAGGTCGTCGAGGCCGGCCTTCCCGTGGAGTCGCTGCGTCGGGCGGTGGAGGCGGCGGCCGGCAAGGGACGCGACGCAAACGAACTGCTGTACGGGATCGTCCCCAAAACGACTCTCCTCCGGCGTCACCGTCTCCTCAACGTCGAAGAAAGCCAGCGGCTCGAGCGTCTGGCACGGATCGTCGCCCTGTCGAACGAAGTCTGGGAGGATCCCGAGCGCTCACGGGAATTCCTCTTCGGAGTCCAGCCCTCCCTCGGCGGGACACGCCCCGTGGAGCTCTCGAGGAGCGAGCTCGGTGCGCGCCAGGTGGAGGAGCTTCTCTACCAGATGGAATATTCGCTTCCCGTCTGA
- a CDS encoding RES domain-containing protein, translated as MAVAWRVAKKRHPVYDGAGAMRMGGRWNSPGRGVIYGADSFAGALLEILAHALRPRTLPGAHHATRLDIPEDLIEPLEPESLPGWEAKGSPEARAFGDQWLAERRSAVLVVPAVPSRPVGRIVMVNPLHPDAGRILVADPFDVRWDERLF; from the coding sequence ATGGCCGTCGCGTGGCGCGTCGCTAAGAAGCGTCATCCGGTGTACGACGGAGCCGGCGCCATGCGAATGGGTGGCCGGTGGAATTCACCCGGCCGTGGAGTCATCTACGGAGCGGACAGCTTCGCGGGCGCACTCCTCGAGATCCTCGCACACGCCCTTCGCCCGCGGACTCTCCCCGGTGCCCACCACGCAACGCGGCTCGACATCCCGGAGGACCTTATCGAACCGCTGGAGCCCGAGTCCCTTCCCGGCTGGGAGGCGAAAGGGTCCCCCGAAGCCCGCGCGTTCGGAGACCAGTGGCTCGCCGAACGGCGTAGCGCGGTGCTCGTCGTCCCCGCGGTCCCTTCGCGCCCCGTCGGTCGAATCGTGATGGTCAATCCGCTCCATCCCGACGCCGGCCGGATTCTCGTCGCCGACCCCTTCGACGTTCGTTGGGACGAGCGGCTCTTTTGA
- a CDS encoding GntR family transcriptional regulator produces MFEALRSGIPLHEQISSCLRKKIDSGALEPHAQLPSEHELCDRFGVSRVTVRRALQTLEADGAVYRRQGLGSFVCERRVPGGLVRLTDFAEDMRRAGMEASSRVLHQANEPCPVPVAEHLGVAPGSPVIRLDRIRLGDGEPVALDRTWLPPYYAQLLEGHDLAGDTLYQVLEKEYGIAALSARLRISATVADDALAGPLDVAPGAPLLLIERTSRTLGAKAIYFQRRFYRSDRIAYELEVARDPERVGAAGSAGSESEGMPLREFEPVFQAGSGAS; encoded by the coding sequence ATGTTCGAGGCCCTCCGCTCCGGGATCCCGCTTCACGAGCAGATCTCCTCCTGCCTCCGGAAGAAGATCGATTCCGGCGCCCTCGAACCTCACGCGCAGCTCCCCTCCGAACACGAGCTCTGCGACCGGTTCGGGGTCAGCCGCGTCACGGTACGCCGAGCACTCCAGACGCTCGAAGCGGACGGTGCCGTGTATCGCCGGCAGGGACTCGGTTCCTTCGTCTGCGAGCGGCGCGTGCCCGGGGGACTCGTCCGGCTCACCGACTTCGCGGAGGACATGCGGCGCGCGGGAATGGAGGCGTCGTCGCGGGTTCTTCATCAGGCGAACGAACCCTGCCCCGTTCCGGTGGCGGAGCACCTGGGCGTCGCACCGGGAAGCCCCGTCATTCGATTGGATCGCATCCGCCTCGGAGACGGCGAGCCGGTCGCGCTCGACCGCACCTGGCTCCCTCCGTATTACGCGCAGCTCCTGGAAGGGCACGACCTCGCGGGGGACACGCTTTACCAGGTGCTCGAAAAGGAGTACGGGATCGCCGCCCTCTCGGCGCGGCTCCGCATCTCGGCTACGGTTGCGGACGATGCATTGGCGGGTCCCCTCGATGTCGCTCCGGGCGCACCCCTCCTCCTCATCGAGCGCACGAGCCGGACCCTCGGGGCAAAGGCGATCTACTTCCAGCGGCGCTTCTACCGAAGCGACCGGATCGCCTACGAGCTCGAGGTGGCGCGTGACCCCGAGCGGGTGGGCGCGGCGGGTTCGGCGGGTTCAGAGTCCGAGGGGATGCCACTCCGCGAGTTCGAGCCGGTCTTCCAAGCGGGGTCGGGCGCGAGCTGA